The genomic interval GTCTGGGCGTGCATGAAGGCCGAACTCCCCGTCATGAACGAGCAGGGGAGCGGCGCTATCGTCAACACCGCTTCCGAGGCGGGGCTGGTCGGGATGGGCGGCCTCGGCAGTTACTCGGCCAGCAAACACGGCGTCGTCGGCCTGACGAAGACGGCCGCACTGGAGAACGCCAGTCGGGGGGTCCGCGTCAACGCCATCGCGCCCGGCCCGACGAAGACGAACATCCAGTCCGGACTGGGTGGTGGGCCGGGCGACGCCTCGTCGATAGCGCTTCTGGACCGCCTCAGGACCGCGGTTCGACTCCTCCGAATCGCGGTTCGCACGCTCCGGGCGGACTTCGACACCTCCGCGATGCGGGACGTGCCGATGGACCGCATCGCCGACCCCGAGGAGATGGCGGGCGCGGTCGCGTTCCTCTGTTCGGACGACGCCTCCTACGTCACGGGGCACACGATACCCGTCGACGGCGGGCAGGCGGCCGACTGAGTGACGGGGCGGTCTCGTTCCTGCTGTTCGGCCCGCGTCGAGCCGACGGCTGCGTAACTCCTTTACTCTGCGTACACGTACACGTACCCATGTCGTCGAAGAACATCTCGCTTCGCGAGGACGCCTACGAGCGACTCGCGGAGCAGAAACGCGAGGGTGAGAGCTTCAGCGACGTCGTCCTCCGGCTGACCGCAGACGACCCCGGTGACTTCTCGAACCTCATCGGTGCGGACGTAACCCCCGTTCTCGAACCGGAGGAGGTTCCAAGCGGCAGGACAGAAGCAGACGAGCGCCGTGAACGTCGACTACGCGAGCGCATCGAGAGCCACCGTGACTGAGTACCTCCTCGACACGAGCGTTCTCATCGACCTCGTCTACGAGGACGGGGAAGCGATTCGCGTCCACGACGACATCGCAGGCGACGCCGCGACGACCACCGCAAGCGCCTACGAACTGATGAAGTTCTTCGAAGAGACCCCCGGCCTGCTCGCTCGGAAGACCGTGTTCGATCTCTCTCCCGAGGATGCGGCCGAAGCGGGGCGGCTCTACCGGGAACTACACGGCCGGGGGGCGCTCCTCGGTGAGGTCGATACGCTCATCGCTGGGACTGCACGCTCCCGAAACCTCACGCTCGTCACTCGCGACGACGACTTCGAGCGCGTGGCCGATCTTGACCTGCACCTGTTCTAGCACTGACGGCCACTATCGGTCTCTCGCTCAGTTCAACTGCCAGAACCCGTAGTTGAGGTACGTCGCGAAGCTCACCCACGCGAGGTACGGGACCATGAGCAGTGCCGCCCGGCGGTCGATACGCCAGAACGCCGTGGTGGTCGTGCCGATGGCGAACAGCAGGAGGAGGATGACGACCAGTCCACCGAGTATCGCCTCCTGCCCGAAGAAGACGAACGACCAGGCGAAGTTGAGCGCTAGCTGGACGCCGAAGAGGCCGAGCGCGACCCGCAGTTCTCGTCCTCTCCCCTCGCGCCAGACCAGCCACGCCGCCACGCCCATCAGCGCGTACAGCGTCGTCCAGACGGGGCCGAACACCCAGTTCGGCGGGGCGAGTGCTGGCTGTTCGAGCGTCGCGTACCACGACTCGACGCCGGTCGCGGTGAACACCGCTCCGGTGATGCCGACGAGTTCACAGAGGAGGATGGCCCCGGCGAGCGTCAGCAGCGGTCGCTCGTGCGGGAGTCGTGACTGGGTGACCGATGCCATGGCGGACCGTACGGGCGGGAGAGAGATAGGGGTTCGCCGGGGCGACGGTGAGCGGGGCTGGCCGAGTCGGCCGAACCTGGCGATGCGAACGTGTCGGCCGTGACACCGGATTCGGCACGTTCGGAACAGTTTTACCCGACGCTGGGCCAAAACAGGGGTAATGAGCGAACTCGACGAGGAGTACCAGTTGGCGTACTTCGAAGAGGAGGGGTTCACTCGTCACGAGTGTCCGTCCTGTGGGGACCACTTCTGGAGTCGCGACCCCGACCGGGAGACGTGCGGGGAGCCGCCGTGTGCGCAGTACACGTTCATCGGCGACCCGGGGTTCGACGAGGAGTACACGCTCGAGGAGATGCGCGAGGCGTTCCTCTCGTTCTTCGAGGACCACGACCACGAGCGCATCGAGCCGTACCCAGTCGCCGCGAACCGCTGGCGCGACGACGTGCTGTTGACGCAGGCATCTATCTACGACTTCCAGCCGCTCGTCACCTCGGGGCAGACGCCGCCGCCCGCGAACCCGCTCTGCATCAGTCAGCCCTGCATCCGGATGCAGGACATCGACAACGTCGGGAAGACGGGCCGCCACACGATGGCGTTCGAGATGATGGCCCACCACGCGTTCAACGCCCGCGAGGACCTGGAGGACCCCGAGCAGTACGCCTACGAGGGTGAGGTGTACTGGAAGGACGAGACGGTGCGCTACTGCGACCAGTTCTTCGAGTCGATGGGTGCCGACATCGACGACATCACCTACATCGAGGACCCGTGGGTCGGCGGCGGGAACGCCGGCCCCGCCATCGAGGTCATCTACCGCGGTGCCGAGTTGGCGACGCTCGTCTTCATGTCGATGGAGCAGGACCCCGACGGCGAGTACGAGATGAAGGACGGTAACCGGTACTCGCCGATGGACACGTACATCGTCGACACCGGCTACGGTCTGGAGCGCTGGACCTGGATGAGCCAGGGGACGCCGACGGTGTACGAGGCCGTCTACCCCGAGATGACGGCGTTTCTGAAGGAGAACGCGGGCGTCGAGCTGAGCGACGAGGACGCAGAACTCGTCCACGAGGCCGCGAAACTCGCGGGCAACCTCGACATCGACGAGGCCGAGGACATGATGGCGGCCCGCGCCGACATCGCCGCCGAACTCGGCGTCGAGCGGGCGTACCTCGAGGAACTGATGGAGCCGCTGGAGACCATCTACGCCGTCGCGGACCACTGCCGGACGCTGGCGTACATGCTCGGCGACGGCATCGTCCCCTCCAGCGCCGGATCGGGCTACCTCGCCCGCCTCGTGCTCCGCCGGACGAAGCGCCTCGTCGACGACGTGGGCGTGGACGCGCCGCTGGACGAACTCGTCGACATGCAGGCCGAGCGGCTGGGCTACCAGAACCGCGACACCGTCCGCGATATGGTCCGCACGGAGATGGAGAAGTACCGCGAGACGCTCGAACGCGGCGGTCGGCGGGTTCGACAGCTCGCAGACGAGTACGCCGAGCGCGACGAGCCGATTCCGCTGGAGGAGGTCGTCGAACTGTACGACTCCCACGGCATCCAGCCGGACATGGTCGAGGAGATAGCGGAGGAGCGCGGTGCCTCCGTCACCATCCCCGACGACTTCTACGGGCAGGTCGCGGCCCGTCACGGCGGCGGCGACCTCGCGCAGGTCGAGACCGAACGCGACGAGCGGGTGGCCGACCTCCCGGAGACCGAGCGACTGTTCTACGACGACCCCGACGGGACGGAGTTCGAGGCGGTCGTCATCGACGTGCTCGACCGCGAGGGCGGCTACGACGTCGTGCTCGACCAGACCATGTTCTACCCCGAGGGTGGTGGCCAACCGGCCGACCACGGGACGCTGTCGAGCGACGACGCCAGCGTCGACGTCACGGACACGCAGTCCGAGGACGGCGTCGTCCTCCACCGGGTCGAGGAACCCATCGGCAAGGGCGACTTCGTCACCGGGCGTATCGACACCGCCCGCCGCCGTCGGCTGATGGCCCATCACACCGCGACGCACGTCGTCGGCTACGCCGCCCGGCAGGTGCTCGGGACGCACATCCGGCAGGCCGGTGCACAGAAGGGGACCGACTCCTCGCGCATCGACGTCCAGCACTACGAGCGCATCTCGCGCGAGGACGTGAAGGCCATCGAGCGAGTCGCGAACCAGGTCGTGACGGAGAACACGAACGTCACGCAGGAGTGGCCCGACCGCCACGAGGCCGAGAGCCAGCACGGCTTCGACCTCTACCAGGGTGGCATCCCGCCGGGGACGAACATCCGCCTCATCCACGTCGGCGACGACGTCCAGGCCTGTGCCGGGACCCACGTCACCCGTACGGGCGACATCGGGACCATCAAGATACTGAGCACCGAGCGCATTCAGGACGGCGTCGAGCGCATCACGTTCGCCGCTGGCGAGGCCGCCATCGAGGCGACCCAGCGCACCGAGGACGCGCTGTACGACGCCGCGGACGCGCTCGACGTCTCCCCGGCGGAGGTGCCGGACACCGCCGAGCGGTTCTTCGAGGAGTGGAAGGCCCGGGGCAAGGAGATAGAGGACCTGACCGCCGACCTCGCGGAGGCCCGCGCGGCGGCCAGCGAGGGCACCGAGGTCGAACTGGGCGACGTGACGGCCGTCGTCCAGCGACTCGACGGCGACACCGACGAACTCCGGGCGACGGCGCACGCGCTGGCCGACGACGACAAGGTCGCCGTCGTCGGGTCCGGTGTCGGGGGGAGCGCGCAGTTCGTCGTCGCCGTCCCCGACGGCGTCGCGGTCAACGCCGGCGAGGTGGTCGGCGAACTCGCCGGTCGCGTCGGCGGTGGCGGTGGCGGCCCGCCCGACTTCGCACAGGGCGGCGGTCCCGACGTGGACGCACTGGACGACGCACTGGAGGCCGCACCGGCTATCCTCGAACAGAAACTCGACGCCTGAGCGTCGGACGCTCCAGCGAATCGCCGTTTCTGCTTCTGCTCCGGAACGCAACGCCGATACCCCTCCCGAGCGCAGACGCTACCATGCCGTTCGTCGACCGCGACGACGCTCGCCTCTACTACGAGACCAGTGCCGACGAGAGCGAGGCCGCCGCCTCGGAGAGCGAGGCCGCCGCCTCGGAGAGCGAGGCCGCCGCCTCGGAGAGCGAGGCCGCCGCCTCGGAGAGCGAGGCTACTGCCTCGGAGAGCGAGGCTGCCGTCCCGAACGACGCCGATACGGTCGCGTTCGTCGGCGAGACGGGCTACGCCGCGTGGCAGTGGTCCTGGCAGTACCCCGCCGTGTCGGGGCCGTTCGAGGCGCTGGTCACGGACCTCCGGGGGAGCGGTCGCTCGGAGACGACGAGCGACTCGTTCGACGTGACGACGCTCGTCGCCGACCTGGGGGCGGTGCTCGCCGACCACGGCGCGCGCCGGGTCCACCTCGTCGGCGCGGGCCTCGGCGGGATGGTCGCGCTGGAGTGCGCCCGCGTGTCGGGTCGCGTCCGCAGTCTCTCGCTGTTCGGGACGGCGCTGTCGGGCGACCGGTTCGACGAGGGGATGCTCTCGGTGCTGGGCGGTCGCGGCCCCGACTCGCTCGCGCCCTGCTTCTCGGAGTCGTTCTTCGACCGCCAGCGCGAGGTCGTCGCGGGCGTCGAGAAGTGGCGAGCGGACGACGCCCCCGACGCCGTTCGTGCGGCGCAGGTCGACGCGCTGCTCGACTACGACTGCGCCGACCCGTACGAACTCACCGTCCCGACGCTCGTCTGCCACGGCGAGGACGACCCCGTGGTGCCGGTCGAGGCCGGGCGCGACCTGGCCGACGCGCTGCCTCGGGGTGAGTTCTGTCCGCTACCGGGCCGCCACCTCGCGCACGTCGAGTCCTCGCGGGTCGCCAACGACGAACTCGTCGGCTTCCTGGCCGAGCGAGCGTAGTCAGCTCTCCGCTCCGGCCCTGGACTTCGCCATCGAACGTCTTCCGAACTGTCTACCGGAGTGGACTGTACGACACAGACGACTGTCTTCTGCAGTGTTATTCGACACTTTTCGGTCGGTATCCTCCGACAAACGACGGCGCAGTGGTGCGATTTCGGGCTTGGGAGTGACCGATGATGATAGTTGTCGCATACTCTCACTCAGCAGACCTGTAACTAATGGTCGAAATGGTGGAGAGGAAATCGCATGGATTCGGACGAAACCATCACAGGTGGGTCCTCTCGGCCCACGAATACGACAGCAGGGGAGAATCGATGAAGCGATTCGTAGCCGTACTCATGACCGCGTTGCTGGTCACGTCGGCCGTCGGGGCTGGTATGCTCGTGACCACGAACGGCAACGACGACGACCAGTCCGCGTCGGTCTCGTTCGACGGCTGTACGGCCGTGGACATCACGGGGGTCTCGGTGAACGCCCTGGCGGATGGCGAGGCGAAACTGGACGTCTACAACACGGAGACCCAGACATCCGAGACCGTCACACTCGACAGTAGCGACGTCGACGACGGTATCAGCGTCGTGAGCGGTACCGAGGCGAGGCTCTCCCTCGGCGACGAGTACCACATCGAATCCGTCACGTTCGTCGGCATCCTCGGTGGGGAGACCTACGAGAACCCGAACGACTGTGGCGCGCCCGACGATGGGTCGGACGCACCCACGACGGACGACGTGAAAGCGGGCATCCTCCTGACCGGTATCTGCTCGGACAGCGAGGACGGCCTCTCGAAGATGCGCGTCCGCAGCGACCTCGCCCAGAACGTCACGCTCGACTACCGCGT from Halomarina salina carries:
- a CDS encoding SDR family NAD(P)-dependent oxidoreductase; protein product: MNRFDGKTAVVTGAGSGIGRASALRFAEEGANVVVADVAEESGRETVELVEEVGGDATFVTVDVSDLSSVERMVEVAVETYGGLDLAHNNAGILTDFVEVSDITEADWDRLLDVNLKGVWACMKAELPVMNEQGSGAIVNTASEAGLVGMGGLGSYSASKHGVVGLTKTAALENASRGVRVNAIAPGPTKTNIQSGLGGGPGDASSIALLDRLRTAVRLLRIAVRTLRADFDTSAMRDVPMDRIADPEEMAGAVAFLCSDDASYVTGHTIPVDGGQAAD
- a CDS encoding antitoxin VapB family protein, yielding MSSKNISLREDAYERLAEQKREGESFSDVVLRLTADDPGDFSNLIGADVTPVLEPEEVPSGRTEADERRERRLRERIESHRD
- a CDS encoding type II toxin-antitoxin system VapC family toxin; its protein translation is MTEYLLDTSVLIDLVYEDGEAIRVHDDIAGDAATTTASAYELMKFFEETPGLLARKTVFDLSPEDAAEAGRLYRELHGRGALLGEVDTLIAGTARSRNLTLVTRDDDFERVADLDLHLF
- a CDS encoding TspO/MBR family protein — protein: MASVTQSRLPHERPLLTLAGAILLCELVGITGAVFTATGVESWYATLEQPALAPPNWVFGPVWTTLYALMGVAAWLVWREGRGRELRVALGLFGVQLALNFAWSFVFFGQEAILGGLVVILLLLFAIGTTTTAFWRIDRRAALLMVPYLAWVSFATYLNYGFWQLN
- the alaS gene encoding alanine--tRNA ligase → MSELDEEYQLAYFEEEGFTRHECPSCGDHFWSRDPDRETCGEPPCAQYTFIGDPGFDEEYTLEEMREAFLSFFEDHDHERIEPYPVAANRWRDDVLLTQASIYDFQPLVTSGQTPPPANPLCISQPCIRMQDIDNVGKTGRHTMAFEMMAHHAFNAREDLEDPEQYAYEGEVYWKDETVRYCDQFFESMGADIDDITYIEDPWVGGGNAGPAIEVIYRGAELATLVFMSMEQDPDGEYEMKDGNRYSPMDTYIVDTGYGLERWTWMSQGTPTVYEAVYPEMTAFLKENAGVELSDEDAELVHEAAKLAGNLDIDEAEDMMAARADIAAELGVERAYLEELMEPLETIYAVADHCRTLAYMLGDGIVPSSAGSGYLARLVLRRTKRLVDDVGVDAPLDELVDMQAERLGYQNRDTVRDMVRTEMEKYRETLERGGRRVRQLADEYAERDEPIPLEEVVELYDSHGIQPDMVEEIAEERGASVTIPDDFYGQVAARHGGGDLAQVETERDERVADLPETERLFYDDPDGTEFEAVVIDVLDREGGYDVVLDQTMFYPEGGGQPADHGTLSSDDASVDVTDTQSEDGVVLHRVEEPIGKGDFVTGRIDTARRRRLMAHHTATHVVGYAARQVLGTHIRQAGAQKGTDSSRIDVQHYERISREDVKAIERVANQVVTENTNVTQEWPDRHEAESQHGFDLYQGGIPPGTNIRLIHVGDDVQACAGTHVTRTGDIGTIKILSTERIQDGVERITFAAGEAAIEATQRTEDALYDAADALDVSPAEVPDTAERFFEEWKARGKEIEDLTADLAEARAAASEGTEVELGDVTAVVQRLDGDTDELRATAHALADDDKVAVVGSGVGGSAQFVVAVPDGVAVNAGEVVGELAGRVGGGGGGPPDFAQGGGPDVDALDDALEAAPAILEQKLDA
- a CDS encoding alpha/beta fold hydrolase — translated: MPFVDRDDARLYYETSADESEAAASESEAAASESEAAASESEAAASESEATASESEAAVPNDADTVAFVGETGYAAWQWSWQYPAVSGPFEALVTDLRGSGRSETTSDSFDVTTLVADLGAVLADHGARRVHLVGAGLGGMVALECARVSGRVRSLSLFGTALSGDRFDEGMLSVLGGRGPDSLAPCFSESFFDRQREVVAGVEKWRADDAPDAVRAAQVDALLDYDCADPYELTVPTLVCHGEDDPVVPVEAGRDLADALPRGEFCPLPGRHLAHVESSRVANDELVGFLAERA